In a genomic window of Gammaproteobacteria bacterium:
- a CDS encoding ABC transporter permease, whose protein sequence is MLGYYLKLAMRSLKRTPVVTALMVLAIALGIGASITMLTVLHNLSGNPLPQKSSVLFHPQVDPRPADLPGADREPPDNLTYIDAVNLYQMGIAPRRALMSANWLPTRNDAQGSSLAMVTDRATTADFFAMFNVPFIYGSAWSAQDDTNYAHVVILSRKLNDKLFGGADSVGKSLVIATKAFRVIGVIGDWNPQPHFYDLDQGAYGEASQMYLPFFTWLDLPQDYGYGPMSCWGNDPSAGTHNPKVSQCTWVQFWVELDTPAQVATYRSALTQYSIKQHELGRFERKPNVRLRDLLDWLDYKHVIPVVVRMQTWIAFGVFLICMVNVVGLLVAKFLRKSGEIGVRRALGASRRSVFMQCLVEAGVVGVGGGLVGLPLAWLGLWMVRQQPVSFAESTHLDLSMLVAAVLLAVVATLAAGLWPAWRAAHVAPALQVKSL, encoded by the coding sequence ATGCTCGGTTATTACCTGAAGCTTGCGATGCGGAGCTTGAAACGGACGCCTGTCGTCACCGCCCTGATGGTGCTGGCGATAGCGCTTGGCATCGGGGCGTCCATCACCATGCTCACCGTGCTGCACAACCTGTCGGGCAACCCATTGCCGCAGAAAAGTAGCGTGCTGTTCCATCCACAGGTGGACCCGCGGCCCGCGGATCTGCCGGGAGCGGATCGCGAGCCGCCTGATAACCTCACCTACATTGACGCGGTGAATCTGTACCAAATGGGCATTGCGCCGCGGCGCGCATTGATGAGCGCCAACTGGCTGCCCACGCGAAACGATGCGCAGGGCAGTTCGTTGGCTATGGTCACCGACCGCGCCACCACGGCCGATTTCTTCGCAATGTTCAACGTGCCTTTCATCTACGGCTCGGCATGGTCGGCGCAGGACGACACGAATTATGCGCACGTGGTGATTCTGTCGCGCAAACTCAACGACAAACTGTTCGGTGGCGCCGACAGCGTCGGCAAGAGCCTGGTGATCGCTACCAAGGCTTTCCGCGTGATTGGCGTAATCGGCGACTGGAATCCGCAACCGCATTTCTATGACCTCGACCAGGGTGCTTATGGCGAGGCCAGCCAGATGTATCTGCCGTTCTTCACTTGGCTGGACTTGCCGCAGGACTACGGCTACGGACCGATGAGCTGCTGGGGCAACGATCCGAGCGCGGGCACACACAACCCCAAGGTGTCGCAGTGCACATGGGTGCAGTTCTGGGTGGAACTGGATACGCCGGCGCAAGTGGCCACTTACCGTTCCGCGCTCACACAGTACAGCATCAAGCAACACGAGTTGGGACGCTTCGAACGCAAGCCTAACGTGCGCCTGCGTGACCTGTTGGACTGGCTGGATTACAAGCACGTGATCCCGGTGGTTGTACGCATGCAGACCTGGATCGCCTTCGGCGTGTTCCTGATCTGCATGGTCAACGTGGTGGGCTTGTTGGTGGCCAAGTTCCTCCGCAAGTCGGGCGAGATCGGCGTTCGTCGTGCGCTGGGTGCCTCGCGGCGATCCGTGTTCATGCAGTGCCTAGTAGAGGCCGGCGTAGTGGGCGTTGGGGGAGGTTTGGTCGGGTTGCCGTTAGCGTGGCTTGGCCTGTGGATGGTGCGCCAGCAGCCTGTCAGTTTCGCTGAGTCCACGCATTTGGACCTTTCCATGCTGGTCGCGGCTGTATTGCTGGCAGTAGTAGCGACGCTGGCGGCTGGCCTGTGGCCGGCATGGCGGGCGGCGCACGTGGCCCCGGCCCTTCAAGTGAAGTCGCTATGA
- a CDS encoding FtsX-like permease family protein, translating into MRSFLQVRPILVALRRHKAAVTLLVLEIALTMALLGNLVFIVNRDIQRFRTPTGVVESQIGVIQSIGVIGKDETNTVGGNLAALRAVPGVEEAAYGGPPIWDSNRVPIFLAPARQHPVLQAYELYGSQGFSRSLGLHVVEGHDFIDNDLPNAERIFGGGGGKPPVMPVLVTRNLAHNLYGSVNPLGRTLYDGTFEMRVIGVLDYLRGELTGRASDDNTIVAEFHVGPEHLGGGFIIRAQDGARLSQTLRSAAAALQKADPGHVQAQVLTFPELRTRYFRGALATGRMLIAIMLIMLVVTAVGVSGLASFWVQQRRRQIGMRRALGATRGDILRYFQIENLLIVTGGIVLGAAFAYLLNLFLMRHFELQRLPPDYLVIGAIVLWLLGQLAVLAPALRAAAVPPVEATRSV; encoded by the coding sequence ATGAGGAGCTTCCTGCAAGTTCGGCCTATCCTCGTGGCACTGCGCAGGCACAAGGCCGCGGTCACGCTGCTGGTGCTGGAAATCGCACTCACCATGGCCTTGCTGGGTAACCTCGTCTTCATCGTCAACCGAGATATCCAGCGGTTCCGTACGCCGACCGGTGTCGTCGAAAGCCAGATCGGCGTGATCCAGAGCATCGGCGTGATCGGCAAAGACGAAACGAACACCGTGGGGGGTAATCTCGCAGCTTTGCGCGCCGTGCCGGGTGTCGAGGAAGCGGCGTATGGCGGGCCACCCATTTGGGACTCGAATCGTGTCCCGATATTTCTCGCACCGGCACGTCAGCATCCAGTGCTGCAGGCTTACGAACTTTATGGCAGTCAGGGGTTCAGCCGCTCGCTGGGTTTGCATGTCGTCGAGGGGCATGATTTCATCGATAACGACCTGCCGAACGCAGAGCGGATATTCGGCGGAGGCGGTGGCAAGCCTCCGGTGATGCCTGTGCTTGTCACGCGTAATCTGGCACACAACTTGTATGGAAGCGTCAACCCATTGGGTCGCACGCTCTACGACGGCACGTTTGAAATGCGCGTGATCGGCGTGCTGGATTACCTTCGTGGCGAGCTCACCGGCCGCGCAAGCGACGACAATACCATTGTCGCCGAGTTTCATGTCGGCCCAGAGCATCTCGGCGGCGGATTCATAATCCGTGCCCAGGATGGCGCACGCCTGTCACAGACACTGCGTTCCGCTGCCGCGGCACTGCAGAAGGCCGATCCTGGTCACGTGCAGGCCCAAGTATTAACGTTTCCCGAATTGCGCACTAGGTATTTCCGCGGCGCCCTAGCTACCGGCCGCATGCTGATCGCTATTATGCTGATCATGCTCGTGGTCACAGCAGTTGGCGTGAGTGGACTGGCCAGTTTCTGGGTGCAGCAAAGACGCCGGCAGATCGGTATGCGCCGCGCGCTGGGTGCCACACGCGGCGACATCTTGCGGTATTTCCAGATCGAAAACCTCCTTATCGTCACCGGTGGCATAGTGCTGGGCGCGGCATTCGCCTACCTGCTGAACCTGTTCCTGATGCGCCACTTCGAGTTGCAACGTCTGCCGCCGGATTACCTCGTCATCGGCGCCATCGTGTTGTGGTTGCTCGGCCAGCTCGCGGTGCTCGCCCCGGCGCTGCGCGCCGCGGCGGTGCCGCCAGTGGAAGCCACGCGCAGCGTTTGA
- a CDS encoding sigma-54 dependent transcriptional regulator, protein MPTVLIIDDNRAICEALTVLMDLHGLRALSAQTPAEGLALLAREPVDLVIQDMNFTGSRTSGTEGAELFAGIRRRHPDLPIILLTAWTHLEHAVELVKAGAADYLAKPWDDAKLATTVGNLLQLGQLRREQRRSAQNREDRRRELAERFDLCGIIYASDALHQVLSIATQIAHADVPVIVTGPNGAGKEKIADIIHANSTFRAGPYVKVNMGALPAELMESELFGAEAGAFTGAQKARAGRFEAADNGTLFLDEIGNLPPAGQIKLLRVLQTGEFERLGSTQTRRVKVRIVAATNGDLRAAIAAGSFREDLYYRLNVIEIRVPPLMERREDILPLARAFLGERHTLSPPAEQALLAHDWPGNVRELQNCMKRAALLAAGDVVTAEALGLPAALAASPAAAEPDAADIEAALARHQGVIASAAQDLGLSRQALYRRMEKFGIGKP, encoded by the coding sequence ATGCCAACCGTTCTCATCATTGACGACAACCGCGCGATTTGCGAAGCGCTGACGGTGTTGATGGATCTCCATGGCCTGCGCGCGCTCAGCGCGCAAACGCCGGCTGAGGGACTCGCACTGCTGGCACGCGAACCGGTGGACCTGGTGATCCAGGACATGAATTTCACCGGCAGCCGTACCTCCGGCACCGAAGGCGCGGAACTGTTCGCGGGAATCCGCCGCCGCCATCCCGACCTGCCCATCATCCTGCTCACCGCCTGGACGCATCTCGAACACGCCGTGGAACTCGTCAAGGCCGGTGCCGCGGATTACCTTGCCAAACCCTGGGACGATGCGAAACTCGCCACTACCGTCGGCAACCTGTTGCAACTCGGCCAATTGCGCCGCGAGCAGCGTCGCAGTGCGCAGAACCGCGAAGACCGGCGCCGCGAACTCGCGGAGCGCTTCGATCTGTGTGGAATAATTTATGCAAGCGACGCCCTGCATCAGGTGCTCAGCATCGCCACGCAGATCGCGCACGCAGACGTGCCGGTGATCGTGACCGGTCCCAACGGGGCGGGCAAGGAGAAGATTGCCGACATCATCCACGCCAATTCCACGTTCCGCGCTGGGCCCTACGTCAAAGTGAACATGGGTGCGTTGCCTGCGGAGCTGATGGAAAGTGAATTGTTCGGCGCCGAGGCCGGCGCGTTCACCGGCGCGCAGAAAGCGCGCGCCGGACGTTTTGAAGCCGCGGACAACGGCACCCTGTTTCTCGACGAAATCGGCAACCTGCCGCCGGCCGGCCAGATCAAACTGCTGCGCGTGTTGCAGACCGGCGAGTTCGAGCGCTTGGGCAGCACACAGACGCGGCGCGTCAAGGTGCGCATCGTGGCCGCCACCAACGGCGATCTGCGCGCGGCCATCGCGGCCGGCAGCTTCCGCGAGGATCTCTACTACCGGCTCAACGTCATTGAAATCCGCGTGCCACCGCTCATGGAACGGCGCGAGGATATCCTGCCGCTGGCGCGCGCGTTTCTCGGCGAGCGCCACACGTTGAGCCCGCCGGCCGAACAGGCGCTGCTCGCTCACGACTGGCCCGGCAACGTGCGCGAACTGCAGAACTGCATGAAACGCGCGGCGCTGCTTGCGGCCGGCGACGTGGTGACGGCCGAAGCCCTGGGCTTGCCGGCGGCGCTCGCCGCCTCACCGGCCGCCGCCGAACCCGACGCCGCCGACATCGAAGCCGCACTCGCGCGCCACCAGGGCGTGATCGCGTCCGCCGCACAGGACCTGGGACTCAGCCGTCAGGCGCTGTACCGGCGCATGGAAAAATTCGGCATTGGCAAACCGTGA
- a CDS encoding ATP-binding protein, with protein sequence MKFGQSLEGKFALLAGVLVLAAVLIAVFLSQVFDSLLASLIVALAIMVPVAVYAVRGFMRPIHHTLTALGDGVSSFKDRDFSFSLNTARKDELGELARQYNLAGGILRQERYNLYQRELLLDTVIQSTPWALLLTNASGRVIYSNVAARRLFNAGRKLEGHAFESLLQQAPEAMRAAVAGGNDGMFSVPDGEEQEIYYLSRERFTLNAQPHRLYIFKQLTRELNRQEVAVWKKVIRVISHELNNSLAPISSLAHSGRLLTAPPHAGKLDKVFANIEERAAHLGKFIDGYARFAKLPSPRVEPVEWAPFLASLHMLMPFTRRGTVPATAARFDPAQLQQALINLLKNAHESGSLPEAITLEVHQSTDGVRLDIGDAGSGMPADVLEQALLPFYSTKQSGTGLGLPLCREIVEAHGGRISLANRASGGVMASIWLPARR encoded by the coding sequence GTGAAGTTCGGCCAGTCCCTCGAAGGCAAGTTCGCGCTGCTCGCGGGTGTGCTGGTGCTGGCGGCGGTCCTGATCGCGGTATTCCTTTCCCAGGTGTTCGATTCGCTGCTGGCCAGCCTGATTGTCGCGCTTGCGATCATGGTACCGGTGGCCGTATATGCGGTGCGCGGCTTCATGCGCCCGATCCATCACACGCTCACCGCGCTCGGTGACGGCGTGTCGAGCTTCAAGGACCGGGACTTCAGCTTCAGCCTGAACACCGCGCGCAAGGACGAACTCGGCGAACTTGCGCGCCAATACAATCTGGCGGGCGGCATCCTGCGCCAGGAACGTTACAACCTGTACCAGCGCGAATTGCTGCTTGATACCGTGATCCAGAGCACGCCCTGGGCGCTGCTGCTCACCAACGCCAGCGGACGGGTGATCTACAGCAACGTCGCCGCGCGCCGCCTGTTCAACGCCGGGCGCAAGCTCGAAGGCCACGCGTTCGAAAGCCTGCTGCAGCAGGCGCCGGAGGCGATGCGTGCGGCCGTCGCCGGCGGCAACGACGGCATGTTCAGTGTGCCGGACGGCGAGGAACAGGAGATCTATTACCTCAGCCGCGAACGCTTCACGCTCAATGCGCAGCCGCATCGCCTCTACATCTTCAAGCAGCTCACCCGCGAGCTGAACCGCCAGGAAGTGGCGGTGTGGAAAAAGGTGATCCGCGTCATCAGTCACGAACTCAACAATTCGCTGGCGCCGATCTCGTCGCTGGCGCATTCCGGGCGGCTGCTGACCGCACCACCGCACGCGGGGAAACTCGACAAGGTATTCGCCAACATCGAGGAACGCGCCGCTCACCTCGGGAAGTTCATCGATGGTTACGCGCGCTTCGCCAAGCTGCCGTCGCCACGCGTCGAGCCGGTCGAGTGGGCGCCGTTCCTGGCCTCGCTGCACATGCTCATGCCCTTTACGCGACGCGGCACCGTACCCGCAACGGCCGCGCGCTTCGATCCCGCACAACTGCAGCAGGCGCTCATCAACCTGCTCAAGAACGCGCATGAATCCGGTTCGCTACCGGAGGCAATCACGCTGGAAGTACATCAGAGTACCGACGGCGTGCGGCTCGACATCGGCGATGCGGGCTCGGGGATGCCGGCCGACGTGCTGGAGCAGGCGCTGCTGCCGTTCTATTCGACCAAGCAATCCGGCACGGGTCTCGGCCTGCCGCTGTGCCGCGAGATCGTAGAAGCGCACGGCGGCCGCATCAGTCTTGCGAATCGCGCGAGCGGCGGCGTGATGGCGAGCATCTGGTTGCCGGCACGGCGCTAA
- a CDS encoding fructosamine kinase family protein, with protein MTEIRNAVERLLAGKHAGPFSWQAVGRGVGGSVWRVHGADGVWFVKIAADDPRMLAAEADGLRALAECRELRVPEVTATDDGFLVLEWLDFGGKTPQAAAQLGEQLATQHRNFGAHFGWRRNNFIGATPQFNTPNDDWVSFFREHRLGFQLRLAAENGYRGALQEQGARLMQSLPAFFAGHVLQPSLLHGDLWGGNWGVLSSGEPVIFDPAVYYGDREADLAMTELFGGFPPEFYSAYEAIWPLDAGYRTRRDLYNLYHVLNHLNLFGETYQVQSLDLMRRLNAETR; from the coding sequence ATGACTGAAATCCGCAATGCAGTGGAACGGCTGTTGGCCGGGAAGCATGCCGGCCCGTTCAGCTGGCAAGCCGTCGGCCGTGGCGTCGGCGGCAGTGTGTGGCGCGTGCACGGTGCGGACGGTGTCTGGTTCGTCAAGATCGCAGCGGACGATCCGCGCATGCTGGCGGCCGAAGCGGATGGTTTGCGGGCGCTGGCTGAATGCCGCGAGTTGCGCGTGCCCGAAGTGACGGCCACGGACGACGGATTTCTGGTATTGGAATGGCTGGATTTTGGAGGCAAGACCCCGCAGGCGGCAGCGCAGCTGGGCGAACAGCTCGCCACACAACATCGAAACTTCGGCGCACACTTTGGCTGGCGGCGCAACAATTTCATCGGCGCCACGCCGCAGTTCAATACGCCAAACGACGATTGGGTGAGCTTTTTTCGCGAACACCGCCTCGGATTCCAGTTGCGCCTCGCGGCCGAGAATGGCTACCGCGGCGCGTTGCAGGAACAGGGGGCGCGGCTCATGCAATCGCTGCCCGCGTTCTTTGCCGGCCATGTGCTTCAACCTTCGTTGCTGCACGGTGATCTCTGGGGCGGCAACTGGGGAGTGCTGAGCAGCGGCGAACCGGTGATCTTCGATCCGGCGGTGTATTACGGCGACCGCGAAGCGGATCTCGCCATGACCGAATTGTTCGGCGGCTTTCCGCCGGAATTTTATTCAGCCTACGAAGCGATCTGGCCGCTGGATGCCGGCTACCGTACGCGCCGCGATCTCTACAATCTTTACCACGTGCTCAATCACCTCAATCTATTCGGCGAAACGTATCAGGTGCAGTCGCTGGATCTGATGCGCCGGCTGAATGCGGAGACACGCTAG
- a CDS encoding HNH endonuclease, which yields MPLEWIDYQDAVRLYHLEQVAYSCGMLLYRLHGGICARTGRQSRVEVNSIIATYGNNHALAKAREHYVPPLNNHTLFKRDANLCMYCGHRFTARELSREHVTPLSRGGTDTWNNVVAACKRCNNHKAGRTPEESGMQLLAVPFTPNHAEYIFLKGRRILADQMEFLLAHFPRSSPLHRRVKQLLA from the coding sequence ATGCCGCTCGAGTGGATTGATTACCAGGATGCCGTGCGCCTGTATCACCTGGAACAGGTGGCCTACAGCTGCGGCATGCTGCTCTACCGCCTGCACGGCGGCATTTGCGCGCGCACCGGACGCCAGAGTCGTGTGGAAGTGAATTCCATCATCGCCACTTACGGCAACAACCATGCGCTCGCCAAGGCGCGCGAGCATTACGTGCCGCCGCTCAACAATCACACGCTGTTCAAGCGCGACGCCAACCTGTGCATGTACTGCGGTCACCGGTTTACGGCGCGCGAACTGTCACGCGAGCACGTCACGCCGCTGAGCCGCGGCGGCACCGACACCTGGAACAATGTGGTAGCCGCTTGCAAACGCTGCAACAATCACAAGGCCGGACGCACGCCGGAAGAATCCGGCATGCAGTTGCTGGCGGTGCCGTTCACGCCCAATCACGCGGAATACATCTTCCTCAAGGGCCGGCGCATCCTCGCCGACCAGATGGAATTCCTGCTCGCGCATTTCCCGCGTTCCAGCCCTTTGCACCGCAGGGTCAAGCAACTGCTTGCCTGA